In Nasonia vitripennis strain AsymCx chromosome 2, Nvit_psr_1.1, whole genome shotgun sequence, a genomic segment contains:
- the CYP336B1 gene encoding cytochrome P450 336B1 — MDLSCLLLVAILALSILYWFCTKTFDHWKQQNVPSVPNPRPFFGHFLPVLFIKESLISFVHKIYQQTDASMIGLFLLRKPILLVRDPELVKSIFQTSFNKFHVNGFDLSEKNDPILVKNPFFTADLHLWKTRRARIVNHLSGSKLRQLFVIAEEVCSKMCQFNDRKIKENGDYFECELKEFFVKYTGEIVANAAFAIQGQSYEDNPDRLAFAVIARKLLKPSLMNALKQAMLFYFPEVGSALGIGIMEKSTDNYFRENIKLVLKERKRSNVAPKDFLQSAIEANGIDDIDSIIADAIIFYGDVYETSSTTLAIVIYYLSEYKDIQNKLRTDISSKLQASGGAVNYDFLKSMNYLDQVIQESMRLLTPAGTLMKVCTEEITLKGFDGITCNLKPGTRVFISLTGLHLDSNYWPEPDVFDPERFAPENQANRHKFTFMPFGEGPRMCVGMRLALMIIKLAIVKLLLRYSIEQSSKTKKPLVLDATSFLTYPKGGWWARFKKLSD, encoded by the coding sequence ATGGATCTGTCATGTTTATTACTCGTTGCAATCTTAGCGCTTTCAATACTGTATTGGTTCTGTACAAAGACTTTTGATCATTGGAAACAGCAAAATGTGCCGTCAGTACCAAATCCGCGTCCTTTCTTTGGGCATTTTTTACCCGTCCTTTTTATCAAAGAAAGTCTGATCAGCTTCGTTCATAAAATTTACCAACAAACCGATGCCAGTATGATAGGTCTGTTTTTGTTACGAAAACCAATATTGCTTGTAAGAGATCCAGAATTAGTGAAATCCATCTTTCAAACTAGTTTCAATAAGTTCCACGTTAATGGTTTTGATCTCAGTGAAAAAAACGATCCTATTTTGGTGAAGAATCCATTCTTTACGGCCGATCTACATCTTTGGAAAACAAGAAGAGCTAGAATCGTTAATCATCTGTCGGGTAGCAAATTGCGACAACTTTTCGTCATTGCTGAAGAAGTGTGTTCAAAAATGTGCCAGTTCAACGATAGGAAGATCAAAGAAAATGGTGATTATTTTGAGTGCGAACTGAAAGAGTTCTTCGTGAAGTACACTGGAGAAATTGTTGCCAATGCCGCTTTTGCGATTCAAGGTCAAAGCTACGAAGATAATCCCGACCGGCTGGCCTTTGCTGTCATTGCCAGAAAACTGCTTAAGCCCTCGTTGATGAATGCTTTAAAACAGGCAATGCTTTTTTACTTTCCTGAGGTCGGCAGTGCATTAGGAATCGGTATCATGGAAAAGAGCACTGATAATTACTTCAGAGAAAATATAAAGTTGGTCCTGAAGGAAAGAAAACGATCGAACGTGGCTCCAAAAGACTTCTTACAATCCGCGATAGAGGCCAATGGAATCGATGACATAGACAGCATTATTGCTGATGCCATCATTTTCTACGGCGATGTTTATGAAACGTCGAGCACGACTTTGGCTATagtaatttattatctatCCGAATACAAggatattcaaaataaattacgaACAGATATATCCTCGAAATTGCAAGCATCGGGAGGTGCAGTAAATTACGACTTTTTGAAAAGTATGAATTACTTAGATCAGGTGATACAAGAATCTATGCGTTTGCTAACTCCGGCAGGTACTTTAATGAAAGTCTGTACCGAGGAAATAACTCTCAAAGGATTTGACGGCATAACGTGTAATCTCAAGCCAGGAACCCGCGTTTTCATTTCGTTAACAGGATTACACCTTGACAGTAACTATTGGCCAGAACCAGACGTCTTTGACCCTGAACGCTTCGCTCCTGAAAATCAAGCTAATCGCCATAAATTTACCTTTATGCCATTTGGAGAAGGACCTAGAATGTGTGTTGGAATGCGGTTAGCACTCATGATAATTAAACTTGCTATAGTGAAGTTACTTTTGAGATACTCAATAGAACAAtcttcaaaaacaaaaaaaccaTTGGTATTGGATGCCACATCATTTTTGACATATCCGAAGGGGGGATGGTGGGCAAGATTCAAAAAGTTATCcgactaa